TTGTAATTATTGCGTACATAACCTTATCATATAtcttcatatatttgtatatgtatgtataaattttatggacatttaaagttaattatagaatatttttcGGTAAATTACTACGATTTAATACTAATGTACTTTTAATTGCTTCTAGAAGAAATTAGTGACTAAtcttttggaaaaattaagaatgaaaataaagtaGGGGACTTTAAAcgtttatgtatttattttaccattatatatatttattttaatgtataaaataaatagtatataaTAACGATACTTAAAATAAcagtctgataattttttaatttctcttAACAAATTACGCATTTGTAAATTTgcgtagatttttaaaaaataatttgtaagaatttttttaatttatttttttataaacatttagtttatttatttaaaaatataaaaaatattgtctgGTACTCTTACTGTAATAGATAAtcttatttattcaaaatgacATTAGAggtatttgtaaaaaaaaaaaaaaaaaaaagaaaaaaaaacagcatgaccctgattaagaaatgagtgtaaatgtagcagacatacaattttttaattacgtataaaaaaattgaataattaaaataatgaaattaaaaaaaatgcatctacTGAATTTCGAATTATCTAAACTATTCTtcttttctattattttaaagttttaaaaattgtcagatgtccgcTAACTTAACTAtcatattaagaaaaatgatttactccatgctaagtgtatatctatatattagtcgattcaaattgttttaaataatttcaaattgttttgaatcatttcaaataatttttcttaatcagagGATGgaaacctgaaaaaaaaatataataaaaaagcattaaaatttgaaattaagtttaaatttaccaTTAAATGACCAGATGTGTGAAGGCAAGCTGTGTGTAGCGTAAACTCTACCACTGTCCTCGTCACCGTCATCAGAATCAAGATTACCTAATCCAAGTGCTTGTCCAACATTTAAACCAACAGTATTTGCTAGGTTAACTGCCTGCTCCCCTGACAAATCTGGCACTGAACTCAATGATCTTGCTCGTTGTCTATTATCACCAGCAACTCGTGATGATTGAGGTTGATTATGATGCTGTAGTAAACTAACACCACCAGGTAGTGATCTTAATATTGAAAAACCCTGCATTGtcgttgctgttgttgttgaaTCATTTGTTGCTGTTGTACCGGTGGAAGACTGTCCATTTCCACCCGTAGCTTGTGCTACGGTACTTGTTTTTGCTCCcataacaaattattatttattttatttattacacttcaacactttattattattgtctgctttgtttatttttaaacaaataaattttattaatatatttttttatattcacttcagtatatatttatttatatacctaAAAACACGCGTTCGTTCCgagtatttaattaacttttttttggtaaaaagtCGATTCGTATCGTCAGTCTGTGACCCTACTGGTTCTTCAATCTCCGTTGGTGGTTACACACACTTGTAAAAACTCTTCTTCAAGAAGAATTAAATGTTagtctatttaaaaaaagaaataaaaataaaacaataaaaaaaaagaaaaaacgaaagaataaaaaaaaagtattgtatAAAAACACTaacaaaatttgattattgtttaataatagtaattattaataatgaaacacttgttatttataaatttaggccaaaattttatatatttttgccacAACGAGCAAGTCATTTCgggataaaatataataatatccaCGGCCTAATGGGTTCATCACGAAACAACAATCACACCGACATCTTAAgcgattatatatatttttttcactaaagaTTTTACTAGAATTATCTCTAGAGTATtgacaaattttaatatttttattctaatgtGTTGGTAATTCTGCCTGCATTTTATGCTGGCTTCAGACCCTCCGTCCGGCGCATGGAGCGTCTGCCATTTTCCcgggaaaattcaaatttatgattaaattattagaaaaaaagtgaatgtataaattattaaatgtgcTGATTAAAGTGAAATTTAAGTCGACAGATCTTAGTATCTCgattataaataatctttATAGATAgtatcaatataaataaaaaaaaattgaagggcACTCTCGGTCAGTTCCcaccactttttaaaaatacgcaATGATTTTCAATCGTCATAagcgtattaaaattttattaattaattaaaaaaaaaaattaaaatcttaatttaaaaaaaggcaGCGTAGTTGTAATTTTGCTgagatatagaatttcaaaaaattacttacaattgatatcaattgggaattaaacgaaatttattgaataaattttagccaacaaaatttaaaaattcgaattatgaAATTGACATGACGactttactgaaatttatttctcaaatttcgtgtaactcccaattgatatcaattgtaagtaattttttgaaaattttaatacgcttatgacagttaaaagtcattgaaactttttaaaaagtggggggcactgcCTTAGAATGaccttaattattaatttaattatgaattttaattttcccggGTATATGGCAGGCGTCCCTGAGTATCCTAGGAACTAGTACTCAATTACTCATGTTAATCGATTTTAAAGGGTCTCCtgaaacttaaaataaaaaaaaaaaattttttttaattcaaaaaaattgtgacTGAAACGGATGCATATTAAgggcttaaattttcaaagaattttttattgaatatataGAACGGCTCCATAAAGTTTCCTAGGAAAAAATCGGCATGCATGATCATTCGCTAatctcatgcatgatcatgtctgaATATTGGCCAGTCATGAGCATATATGATCTTACTTGAGcatgcacaaaaaaaaaattatattgcgaaaaaaaaactaagaaagattaaaaatactcattgaaaagcattaaaaaagatgagaattgaatactttttaataagtCCTATTCCACAAGGTTTTCATctggacataaaattaatacttttcaattatattgaatctaaaaataatataagaatttcCAAACTtccaaagaattgaaaaagattcgaataaattgatatttttaatctttctgaatcctcgTCAATAACAGAAAAGATTCGAATTTTAGGGTTACAAGAgtagcattgaaaaaaattcgaataaattGACAGTTTTCAATCTTTCTAAACCTtcctcaataccaaaatagttccatatttcGGGTTTAAAgttggattgaaaaagattcaaatgaattgacatTTTCAATCCTTCTGAATACTtctcaataacaaaataatttcacatttcgggtcacgtgtgggattgaaaaaaattttaatgaattcaCATTTTCCAATCTTTCTAAATCCTTTTCAATACTaaaatagttccatatttTGGATCGAGtgtaggattgaaaagaattggaaaaaattgagaattttcaatttttctaaatccttctcaatactaaaatagttccatattttatattacgtGGAAGTTATTGAAATGATaaaagattgaattcttttcaatacttttgaattccattataggaattagaaagtattcaaatgaccgaaatttcaattccatttaatattttttaaagtttccgtatggattgaaaaaaattgaaataattttcaatacttttcaatgagtatttttaatctgGGAGCGTTACTTAAAAGAAATATAGATATGATTTTGGTTGATGAATAAGCCCCGGTGATTACTGAGCTCGAACCGGTATCCTTCCGATTCCAAGTATTcaatgctatccactgcgctggcCAACGTATGTGATCTCGTACATGTAAGTAGGTATGGAATATGCATGATCAGACATGAATTACGCATGATCGTGCATGCCGATTTTTTCCTGGGTTGAACCAAATtgacgagggtcgccccgtaaaaattactttatttgatggaatgacccatatgtatttaaatatatgtaaataaatattatttgagtgattacaaaattttgctgaatttattaaaaattacaagacaATAATACATCAGTtgaagaatattttaaaaaacgcagTACAAACATTTTAGATTAATtttgttgacaaaaaaaaaactcaatcaTGTTTCTCCAATATattcactggttcattttaagagagtacacTTCATTAATTCAAACATCAACAAAGGTTTATTTTGACATAAATCCTTAAATTCAGGaagtttaacaattaaatttttgttatcaaatataaattcaatccCTTTATGACGTAGTTGAGTAAGATTGAAATCATCAGCAACATTTGTAATAGATAAAACATTATCAATATTcatgttttttaataatgtgCGCTCGCAAATTTCTATCAAGTTGATGATTTGATACATCGCTGCAACCTCAATCATTTTCAAAGCAACGTCGACGTCTTTAATTGCATTTGTTTTTccggtataaaaaaattctagcaTCTCAGTAATAATATCAagtgagaaatttttaattgtaatacgATTTTCTTTGACTTCTTTCATGTCGGTGGTTAGCATCGCGTTAAAATACGGACTGTGCACCGACAAAATAACTTTGTGTGCTGGTAATTCTTTACCATCAACTATTAGAGTGATGTCGTTGAATACATCTGCGTttagaaatttatgaaaattgattggcataattttttcaggCTGTTCACTAATAAAACCTTGTAAAATGATTTTACATTCAATCGTCATCTTTAAATAAGAATTACATTTATCATCAGGCAATACTTTGGACGATTCATTTGTATATTCTCTAATATTAAGAATTAAAGACTCTTTCCATCTATTTCTTTCTAATGTGCATAAACGAGTTACTGAAGGTTTTGTGTTATTGAAATTAGAAGCATGAATAGAAGAAGACGGAATAGATGGAATAGATGGAATAGAAGAGTTACTAAATACTCTAGAATAGAACTTAGACAATTTTACGTTTTGTGGTggattatcaaatttttttggtggGTTATCAAACTTTTGTGGTGTATGAATTTGATCAATCTGTATACTATCCTTTACTTGtctcaagttattttttcgtaCTCGTAGATAAAGTAATCTCTGAGGAGTAGAATCAGCCTGCCGTAACCCGAGATCAAAACTAACTGGAGCTGTACCAGCTGAATAGAACTGTTCCGAGCAAACCCATGACTTAACACCAATCACAGAATCAATGTTCcacgtaaattttattatctctgCCTCTGAATTTACATTCATTGTCATGTTTTATAATGAATTAACCCTCGATAAAtctaatcaaaaaaattctacttCAATCTGCTAAatccaaatatattttttatatccttGTACCCTAGTAGGTATCTTTTAGTCAAGATCTTGAAATCacagtatatatagatataatatttCGCTGTATTCTCCTTGACTTGCTCAAGATTTGCTCCAAAATTGATCAATATTGCCACTAGGGTAACAGctatgaaaattaagaaaaataataataaaaaattatttattcactaaaacaaaaaataatttttaaaatctactgATAAAATACTTAACCTGTTAATTTCCACAAGTGGCTGCTACAAAATAGTTTGTTTTGGAAAGACCAAATTCAAAAATGGAAATCCCAGTTTATCAAAAcacttttgaatatttaatttgcacTATTAACTTAAACaaatagtagaaaataattgaaaaaaattatgataaaaaagtaaCAATGAGAATTGAAATGTAAAACTCGTCACCTGGAAGTTGGGATTTCAATTGTTTGTCATCatagatttcaaaaatctatAACTTATGGTGTGTTCGAGCATCCACCCCAGCGCACGGGAGTGCCCGTCATTTACCCgggaaaattaaaatccataaataaatgattagaaaaaaaggaaataaccataaatttaaaaaaggacAATTTCGCTGAGatgtagatttaaaaaaaaattacttacagttgatatcaaatgggagttgaacgaaatttgttgaataaatttcagtaaaatcttcgaattataaaatgtccattttataattcgaatttccaaattttatgggctaaaatttattcaacaaattttgtttaactcctaattaattacatactcaaaaaatatacataagtTGATTTACGAAATTGCAAAAAAGTTGGCTGTTGTGTACAATTGACTGGTAACTCATTCCAAACTCTGATAGTACTAACCAGAAATGACCTATTGTATTTAGTACTATGACAATTTGGCAGCACAAGATAATCTTGACGAATATCACCTCTGCGAAAATAAGGCTCTataatacacttatccaaaaaattagaagaaaaagaaaattttataaattttttagtgatttttggaaggctgtattttcgtgaaaaatgatcgtatcgaaaaaatgaaaaaagaaaattgaagcttgaaacttctagtttaaagatctttcagcaaaataattttttgaaccacggtttttgcggaatcagaagaaataggtcgagacaaaatttttctaaattttttagttttattttttaggtctacggggccgggaaattttttatcgaaaaaaccaattcatggctcgtttaggaaatttattcagctacaatttgcttttttaatttctctgtacgacaatttgctgctgagatatcagccttcaaatgaaaaaagatccttttgtctttgattatcgatatctcagcctACAAGTTCCattttcgattaaaaaaaaaaaatttttcttatccttaatatcaatttgaaaaacccacaaaaaatggccattttctggttttttagtcaactcatcgctactttgCAAATATTGATGCAAAGgttaatgttgccaggtgattttacagcttaatgtacccccaaaaaccctggaaattttcagattgttccattgaaccgtttgtccggccgattgctcaaagttttacaaaactaTTAAAGGAACgtgttttgttccttaatttgtgtaatcattaccaaatgaaaaaattaatttttttctggttttctttcatttttgcgttagttattcactAAATGTAAggtgaagagaaaaaaaaaaattttttccgaaaaacgagacaaaacaagaatttttttactttttttctatgttttactcggatttttttttcttcgttttttggacaattttttttctctttaaactagagattttaagcttcaatttgcttttttattttttcgatacgatcatttttcacgaaaatacagccttccaaaaatcactaaaaaatttataaaattttcttgttcctctaattttttgcataagtgtagataaatcatttttaattaatggtttttgatttaaatacaaagttttatatatcagaaaagttaagaaaaacTCACGCTTTGACTTTAACGTAAGCCAGCGTAAGTTTTTataatccctgattaaaaaaaatgattaaaaagtatttaaaatgatttgttttttaatcattttaaatacttcttaatccttcaaatcatttctaatcctgtctcttatggacatttaacgtgtgaaatcatttttaatcattttttttaatcagggatatcGTGTTACATACTCTTACTTCGATATCCTAAACATATAAcaaacacaaaaattaagCTGTCTCTGTAATCTAATTTGTTATTGACTAGTAATATCAGTATTAATTACAGCACAATAGTCAAAAATTGGAAGTATTTAagtcccgatgaaaaaagattttatacaattgtataaaattatatacaaaaaatggcccgatccaattgtatacaactgtataaaaattgtatacaattttatacaaattgtatacaagtctatatacttatatacaattttatacaaattatatacaattctatataattttatacaattctatataattgcaatatatagaattgtatataattatatagacttgtatacaatttgtatagaattgtatacaatttctatacaaattgtatacaattggatcgggccattttttctatccaatcatatatagtctatatataattatatatagtctatatatatttgatatataattctatacaattgtataaaatcttttttcatcggggtCACagctaattttttctttatgtgTAAGATGAAGATATCACCATTCATTCTTAGTTGCACAAGTGTTCTTATACCACTCTTAGAAATTTCAGATTTGTAATGACCAAATAAGTGTATCTTCCAGAATTACACCTATATATTTTACCGatttacacagtaaaaaaggattcgtcaAAATCAACACATATCGTGTGTAAAACGAACGTTTTACACTTATGTACATGTCATTTTAACATGTCGTGAGTGTAGCAAAAGTTACACTCGTATATGTTAGAAGTAACAAATTTTTCCAGAATTCTTTTGTGATAAtcgagattatttttaacatattttgtgtgttaatttgaatgtaacatataaaaagtattactttcgtataaaataacatttctgtgtgttaaaaaatcaatcgattgcaGTAAttcaaacaagataaatactgggtgttaaattgacacacgaaagtgttaaaaattcactcagaattttaacacaggctttttttttctattggtTATTAACTCtttttctataataatttaattctgaatttgaatttttccggGTAAATGGTAGGCGCACAAGTGCGTCGGGCGGAGGGTCCGATTACTACACCATCAATGTACACATTGTTACCAACACACTAccaactatttaatttttaaattcaaatttatgataatgtatttttcaaattcccattaattaatattctaaatattaagcaaataattaattatttaacgcGATTGAATAAAGTCTTGACTCtgtataaatattcaaagtaattGACAAaggtcaataataaatttctttaatgaTGACGTAAaagaaattcattttaataacaTGTACAACATGATAAGccaataattttatctatctagatttattaatgaattaatacaATAGAAAGTGTATTAATATAGCGAAAAGTTTTGGAGTTGGCCCACAGGATCAACTGTTTTTCaggtttttttaatatgaaattaaattaaaaacaaaaatctctATTTCGTCAAAggagtaataaatataaacaaatgtttttaatcaatattattaactttaattacattttgtatattaattattattatatacaaatccattataaattataatatatacagatattcattacaaaaatatttaccgtTTATTATACAAAggcgattaattatttttgttaattatgttaaatttatattaatttatcgtttgttCGTTAACAGTAAATGAtaatagtttaaaattattgttgattTTTATGATGATGGCACGTGAATGGCGttttcattataataaatataataattaattatttttcacataaattataaagatcAGCCTTAGAATCAGGACTCATAGAGCTCCAATTAGTTTGATaacattgttttaaattattattattattattattattattattattattattattattataattaattttattgcgtAACTGACCTTTACTAACGATACACAAATCATCGATAGAGTAATACTGTCTTACAAGTTCATCaatccatttatttaaatccagtCCTAATCTctcattaatttcattattattatttttaatattattattgttttcattgtaattattatcattactacGTGATAACCCACTGTCTTTTATGATATCCAACCATTTGCGATTTATTTCCCGCGGTAAACGATCAGATTTATTGTTACCATTGTGAATTTCACGCGCTTTTTTAGATgtaattttacgatttttcCAGTACTCAAGTGGAGTTACAAAGAATGTTAACTGAGCAGCTAATACTGTATCAGCAATCAATAAAACATTCCATTTTCCAATAGCCAATGGTTCATCAAGTTGTGGTTTGACAGAACCAATCAATGATGACTCTTCAATTTGCAAATAATTAACATCAACTAAACTCCCACTGGGATTTATCCACAGTACTGTTAAATTCCTCGGTGTCACGAGAGATAAATCAAATTCGTAAGCTAAAATTGGCGACGATACTGGACCAATACCAcccataaaatttctaaatgttTGTTCCTTTTGATCATAATCTGTATTTACTGATAACCAGTTTATGCGCCCAGACCACGTTTTATTGACAGTATAATTACGTTTCAATGTAACTAATGCTTCAATACGCTcaggaaaattattattattattattgctactactattattattattaattaataaattagttgTCTCAGAAGCTTTGACTGCATTATTAAACTCGGctaatattaaaatactattaaatttattatttttaaagaacgCAGTTGTTTCTAAAAGACGAATATAAGTTGAATTGACGTTAAATTTAGCGTAAGTAAGTCTTGCTaatgaatttgaaatagtCAGAAGTGTATCGTCACATGTTGGACTTAAATCTGCTTGATGATACAAATTTTGCCAATACATATCGTAACCTTTTTTTGATTTACTATCGTTATATTTGTCTGGATAAAGCCATTGTTCAACTTTATCAATAATACGTTGATCGATAACTGGTTCAAATTTGCgagcgaaaaataaattacgatcTTCGGTATTTCGTATACGAGTGAAATCATCagatttaaaatcattagGACTGCAACCGCACCAATCAACGATGGCTTTATACTGGCATTTACATCCTAATTTACGTTTCCAATTAGTGAcgtgtaaattattatcaacataAGTATCACAGAACTTAGAATTTCTGAGAAcagtatgaaaaaatgattcggCTGGCAGTAATgtgtattgaaatatttttaataaaccaGTAACAAGATCATCAGGTTGAGAATCAGCAACATATTCAACAAAATCACGACTCAGGGCTACCCAATCACTACCACCATCAATTTGTATACCTTTAGGTAATTTTCTGTCACCCAACCTCCACATTCGCGCTTCACATTCAACAAATGTTTTATCAAGACCTTGTTTTGATATAAATCGTTGAACTTCTCTGCCGTGtgatttaacaaaattatatcCTCTATTCCACGTCAGAAAATCAGTTAAATGTTTGTTactttttattggaaaatctgattctgataaatttaccaaaaaatcCCAATGCTGTGAATGTTGCAACATTTGTTGAGCTGAGGTCAATAATGTTGTTAGTAGACTAGCACCAccccatatacttgcatgccGTAGGTTTAAACCTCTTGcaactttaatattttttcttcgaCACACTTTTTCCACTTTCAACATTTCACGATACATATAATCTTGTCTCtagaacaaataaattttatttaattagacgTTATTAAGGCCATTTGTAGACAGTG
The Microplitis mediator isolate UGA2020A chromosome 6, iyMicMedi2.1, whole genome shotgun sequence genome window above contains:
- the LOC130670341 gene encoding E3 ubiquitin-protein ligase ZNRF2; protein product: MGAKTSTVAQATGGNGQSSTGTTATNDSTTTATTMQGFSILRSLPGGVSLLQHHNQPQSSRVAGDNRQRARSLSSVPDLSGEQAVNLANTVGLNVGQALGLGNLDSDDGDEDSGRVYATHSLPSHIWSFNGLKCPVCSKFILPDDIECHLVMCLTKPRLSYNEDVLADEKGECVICLEDLQPGDVIARLPCLCIYHKNCIDKWFQVNRSCPEHPGD
- the LOC130670337 gene encoding TD and POZ domain-containing protein 2-like, with translation MTMNVNSEAEIIKFTWNIDSVIGVKSWVCSEQFYSAGTAPVSFDLGLRQADSTPQRLLYLRVRKNNLRQVKDSIQIDQIHTPQKFDNPPKKFDNPPQNVKLSKFYSRVFSNSSIPSIPSIPSSSIHASNFNNTKPSVTRLCTLERNRWKESLILNIREYTNESSKVLPDDKCNSYLKMTIECKIILQGFISEQPEKIMPINFHKFLNADVFNDITLIVDGKELPAHKVILSVHSPYFNAMLTTDMKEVKENRITIKNFSLDIITEMLEFFYTGKTNAIKDVDVALKMIEVAAMYQIINLIEICERTLLKNMNIDNVLSITNVADDFNLTQLRHKGIEFIFDNKNLIVKLPEFKDLCQNKPLLMFELMKCTLLK
- the LOC130670328 gene encoding xylosyltransferase oxt, which codes for MVRSPKMAAKGLLEGRSSNCLRKYRIFFIFVGTIMCVQVYLAYSFFKFENQDQTSVHSSDEVNPGKIDRSDGLPQQYKQLKLPPDKHVNNGNSNNKLLSMQNRTAKISKLDRESLNFVPSCDVTGREAISAVTRARSQACKELIVNVSCLSQQGELYPERLYSSCPHSLGFIRSPKSLGCFKDDKILRILSDYYITFKTNNSPENCAFLCLQSGYPFAGTEYSTECFCGIDEPSSVKRLPDSSCNMKCSGDSKQSCGGYLAINVYRTGIQKFKVQEARNSSIKTGKEKPARIAFLLTVNGRASRQVKRLINILYDPLHFYYIHVDARQDYMYREMLKVEKVCRRKNIKVARGLNLRHASIWGGASLLTTLLTSAQQMLQHSQHWDFLVNLSESDFPIKSNKHLTDFLTWNRGYNFVKSHGREVQRFISKQGLDKTFVECEARMWRLGDRKLPKGIQIDGGSDWVALSRDFVEYVADSQPDDLVTGLLKIFQYTLLPAESFFHTVLRNSKFCDTYVDNNLHVTNWKRKLGCKCQYKAIVDWCGCSPNDFKSDDFTRIRNTEDRNLFFARKFEPVIDQRIIDKVEQWLYPDKYNDSKSKKGYDMYWQNLYHQADLSPTCDDTLLTISNSLARLTYAKFNVNSTYIRLLETTAFFKNNKFNSILILAEFNNAVKASETTNLLINNNNSSSNNNNNNFPERIEALVTLKRNYTVNKTWSGRINWLSVNTDYDQKEQTFRNFMGGIGPVSSPILAYEFDLSLVTPRNLTVLWINPSGSLVDVNYLQIEESSLIGSVKPQLDEPLAIGKWNVLLIADTVLAAQLTFFVTPLEYWKNRKITSKKAREIHNGNNKSDRLPREINRKWLDIIKDSGLSRSNDNNYNENNNNIKNNNNEINERLGLDLNKWIDELVRQYYSIDDLCIVSKGQLRNKINYNNNNNNNNNNNNNNNLKQCYQTNWSSMSPDSKADLYNLCEK